One window of the Zea mays cultivar B73 chromosome 3, Zm-B73-REFERENCE-NAM-5.0, whole genome shotgun sequence genome contains the following:
- the LOC103651371 gene encoding terminal nucleotidyltransferase 4B yields the protein MAREATNAWPRPSPSARKRSKGKRAVLSPAPPTQAAATEMEAEASVPATDYVYDALPGLHLAFSPEETLDDAAAGQDEDDATATYAVFRNEITEAGDVLADIPAADFFSLDVSTSASVEPEPEPEPPSPAPTAAAATPSISRALEDQPPQGSERAWFRGGRRFRSPMLQLHKEILDFCDFISPSTEEQSSRAAAVQDVSDVVKHIWPQCKVEVFGSFRTGLYLPTSDIDVVIFESRVKTPQVGLYALAKALSQKGVAKKIQVIAKARVPIVKFVERKSGIAFDISFDIDGGPQAADFIKDAVKKLPALRPLCMILKVFLHQRELNEVYTGGIGSYALLTMLITHLQLVWGGKDILGYHRSKEHNLGILLVRFFDFYGRKLNNWDVGVSCNSSRTFFLKSDKDFMNHDRPHLLAIQDPMAPDNDIGKNSFNYFKVKSAFSKAYSVLTDANLFISLGHNRSILGTIVRPDSVLLDRKGWNNEDMLAEPWEPITQQFDTENDAVYNWHVIDEDEPLPRNSQSTSEDTSSSPSKKRKSPKSRRKSRKKSKATASGSSDVANGFRKDRSSKREAGSSKRRKGPKEYDRFTNTLPKYTHVSKW from the exons ATGGCTCGCGAAGCGACGAACGCGTGGCCTCGGCCGTCACCGTCAGCGCGGAAACGAAGCAAGGGCAAACgagccgttctctcccccgcgccGCCGACGCAAGCAGCCGCCACGGAGATGGAGGCCGAGGCGTCCGTCCCCGCCACGGACTACGTCTACGACGCGCTCCCGGGCCTGCACCTGGCCTTCTCACCGGAGGAGACGCTCGATGACGCCGCCGCGGGGCAGGACGAGGACGATGCGACCGCGACATACGCCGTCTTCCGCAACGAGATAACGGAGGCTGGAGATGTGCTCGCGGACATCCCTGCTGCGGACTTCTTCTCACTCGACGTCTCCACCTCTGCCTCCgtcgagcccgagcccgagcccgagccgccATCCCCGGCGCCCACAGCTGCCGCGGCAACGCCCTCTATCTCCCGTGCTTTGGAGGACCAGCCGCCGCAGGGCTCGGAGCGCGCGTGGTTCAGGGGAGGGAGGCGGTTCAGGAGCCCCATGCTTCAGCTACACAAGG AGATCCTGGACTTCTGTGATTTTATCTCACCTTCTACTGAAGAGCAATCTTCACGAGCAGCTGCTGTGCAAGATGTCTCTGATGTTGTCAAACATATATGGCCACAGTGCAAG GTGGAAGTTTTTGGATCTTTCAGGACAGGTCTCTATCTACCAACAAGTGATATAGAT GTTGTGATATTTGAATCCAGAGTTAAGACTCCTCAAGTTGGTCTATATGCTCTTGCAAAAGCATTATCCCAGAAAGGTGTTGCTAAAAAAATACAG GTAATAGCAAAGGCACGTGTGCCAATTGTGAAGTTTGTGGAAAGAAAGAGTGGAATAGCTTTTGACATCAG CTTTGATATAGATGGTGGCCCACAGGCAGCAGATTTCATCAAG GATGCTGTGAAGAAGTTGCCTGCTTTAAGACCTTTATGTATGATTCTGAAAGTTTTTCTGCATCAGAGAGAGCTCAACGAG GTCTATACCGGTGGAATTGGATCATATGCTCTTCTTACGATGTTGATTACACATTTACAG TTGGTCTGGGGAGGAAAAGATATTCTCGGGTATCATCGGTCCAAGGAGCACAATCTGGGAATTCTTTTG GTCAGGTTTTTTGATTTTTATGGACGCAAGTTGAACAACTGGGATGTCGGAGTATCATGCAATTCTTCAAGGACCTTTTTCTTGAAGAGTGATAAAGA CTTTATGAATCATGACCGGCCACATCTTTTAGCGATTCAGGATCCTATG GCACCAGATAATGATATCGGAAAGAATTCCTTTAACTACTTTAAG GTGAAATCAGCATTTTCCAAGGCGTACTCTGTGTTAACTGATGCAAACTTGTTTATTAGTTTGGGACATAATAGGAGCATTCTGGGTACCATTGTGAGACCAGATTCAGTTCTCCTTGACCGGAAAGGCTGGAACAATGAAGATATGTTAGCGGAACCCTGGGAGCCGATCACCCAACAGTTTGACACCGAGAATGATGCAGTATACAATTGGCATGTGATAGACGAGGATGAACCATTGCCCAGAAATAGTCAATCCACATCCGAGGACACTAGTTCGTCACCATCTAAAAAACGGAAGTCCCCAAAATCAAGACGGAAATCGCGAAAGAAGTCGAAGGCTACTGCCTCAGGCAGTAGTGATGTTGCAAATGGGTTCAGAAAGGATAGATCATCCAAGCGGGAAGCGGGAAGCAGCAAACGGAGGAAAGGGCCAAAGGAGTACGACAGATTCACGAATACACTCCCAAAGTACACACATGTTAGCAAGTGGTAA
- the LOC118476824 gene encoding common plant regulatory factor 1-like — MSDKYNQCLSTCVLAPNHTLGNATILPQHCFSAPVIKPSATNVANSRAIGTTLSPPPGVMVPVHNAVPSDLSVKDERELKREKRKQSNRESARRSRLRKQAETEELATQVESLAAENTSLRSEIGRLTESSEKLRRENSALMVKLKDTAEPSPSKAAASPSSPRASAENFLSMIDSANAPSVPAKEQVNALSKELFALSSVTGLSQRLQLMYIDNRCTSYDTVYHESNGSSGVYNLFIRVLSSYPTDVSESWTENADYIMAEW; from the exons ATGAGTGATAAGTACAATCAATGCTTGAGTACTTGTGTTTTAGCTCCTAACCATACGCTGGGGAATGCTACCATTTTGCCACAACACTGCTTTTCAGCTCCAGTAATTAAGCCCAGTGCTACAAATGTCGCGAACTCGAGGGCGATAGGCACAACATTATCTCCACCACCTGGTGTGATGGTTCCAGTTCATAATGCAGTACCATCTGACTTATCAGTTAAG GATGAGAGGGAATTGAAGCGCGAAAAGAGGAAGCAATCAAATAGGGAGTCTGCTAGACGATCAAGGCTGAGAAAACAG GCTGAGACAGAGGAGTTGGCTACACAAGTGGAGTCTCTTGCAGCAGAGAACACGTCCCTTAGATCTGAAATCGGCCGGCTAACAGAGAGCTCAGAGAAGCTCAGACGAGAGAATTCAGCTCTAATG GTGAAGCTGAAGGACACTGCAGAACCGTCTCCAAGCAAAGCAGCCGCATCCCCGTCCTCTCCCCGTGCCTCCGCAGAGAACTTCCTTTCCATGATCGACAGTGCCAACGCGCCGAGC GTCCCAGCCAAAGAGCAAGTTAATGCACTATCAAAGGAATTGTTTGCGCTTTCAAGTGTCACAG GTCTCAGCCAAAGG TTGCAGCTCATGTATATAGACAATAGATGCACATCCTATGACACAGTTTACCACGAGAGTAATGGCTCTTCAG GAGTTTACAACCTTTTTATAAGAGTTCTCTCAAGCTATCCTACGGATGTGAGTGAATCTTGGACAGAAAATGCAGATTACATAATG GCAGAGTGGTGA